The genomic segment CCATGGTACGAGTCCGGTAGACGGAAATTTTTGAAAGATGTCGACCAGGTGGGCCACCGCCTACCGCTGCAACATCAGGCTGACATGAAGATGTGCCCTAAGGAACTGGCCTGGCTACGGTTATGGGTTATGACCTCAGGGGAGTGTGGTCTCCACATTCGTGTTCCTCCTGTACATTTCCCCTCGGAAGACTACCTTCAGCAACACACTGGACATCAGGTATGCAGACGACATAGGGCCATTTCAGGCTTTTGTCATTGCAGACATCAGCAGCAACACCACCACGTCCAAGGAGGCAGAGCATCTGCCAACAACATGTTGCTCAATGGTGAGAAATCAGTGGAGGTGACgatttgtttctccaaaattCCCCCACGGCCTGCTGCTGTCTCTGGGTGGACAGGAGCTCCGGGTGGTTACCACCACCATAGACCTAGGTTTCTACCTTGACAACAACCTGAGTGGAAACACCCGGGTGGAGCAGATATTAAGGGAATGGCACCAAACAGCTCCACTTGCTGATGGTCATTGCCAGACACAGACTAATAAGTGAAGATCTCGTGTCTGTTGTCTGGAGTATGTTGGTGTCCTCTTTCTCGGATGCAGCAAACAACAAACACTCTTGACTTTTCAGAGAGCCCTCAGGATCATCTTCAGTGGCTCCACCCCACCACTGGACCTCTCACAACTGCCAACACTGCAAAGCAGGAGGGAAAGGGCAGCCATCCAGATGATCAAGGACATAACAAACACCACCCACTATACGACCTGGTACAACAAACAAGGGCCACCCACACATGCGGGGTATGCTACTGCTGGTGGACACAGGGATCCAGGGACTGATGTAATAAGTTGCTGCAAACAGAGCTGGTCTGTCTGAAGAAGCCATTCAACTGATTAGCCTTGACCAGTGTGCCCTCTTGCTTTCAATGAGTCTTTAAATTACTATTACTTGATATTACGACTCCACATAACTCAAAAGTTttcctctccagcttccagtaTTGGCCTCTCTCAGTGTCTCCTTATTTAAGTATCATGTCACCTTGTCCGATCTGCAGGCCATCCATCTTGTACTTCTtgtgttctttatttttttgtgccatcTAAGGCTACATGGAAGGTTGCTAACACGAAGGTGACCAGTTTAAGACAGTGGTAAATCACCAAAAGAACGCTGGCTGTAAAGGGAGGCCTCAGAACCTCGGTAGGAACACATACAAAAAGTATCAATGCATTAAACAATTCAAACACgataataacaatacattttgagCAATTGGAAAGATAGGAacgactttatttttgtatttcatttgtaCATCACATTACAATGTCCACCAATATTATAGCCCACTAAAGTGGGTATCTGGGCAACCATGGCAACATCAGAGATTATAAATACAAACTGGTGTAGCATCCAATTGATTTTAAGGTCACACAATTAGTTATTGTTTCTTTGACTGGGTAGATAGTTGTGGAGTgctgtttttaactttttttttgctattaatGCTGCAATGTCGGCCTCCATTTAAATGACAGTACATCATTTAAACAGGTAAACGTGTGATGTGCAGTCTGCTTTGTGCGAGCCGCAGGAGTTCTGGAGTGCTGATCCAGTCAACTTTATGCAAAGCACCTCTGTAGGAAGTGACTCATGTGGGTATAGACGTGCTGATACGCAGAACCAGAAAGCCCGTGGTTCTTGTCCGTGTACCACTAAAGGACAACATCAACATGTTCATAATTTAATTTTGACATGCTGCATATCAACATCAAGTTTAGTTCGCTTACCATTGCTTCAAAGTCCACCTGCTCCTTTACCAGAGCTTCAGAGATCTCAGCTGCCTGCTGGAAATGCACGTTGTCTAGAAAGAGTAACCATATAACAAGCAACGTGAATCGAAAACTGGTTCTTTTTGAAAACCGGTTCACAGTTTATTGGATTCCTAGGAGTTTTGTTTGCTTGCCTGCCGATTCCACTTATCGATTCCTCTTAGTCACAAATGGCATATTTGTCATCATCATTTGTATCGTTATTTTGAGTTTTGTGTGGGGTATTGTGCTCTGTTGCTACACCAATGTAGCGTCTGAGATGGTAACAAAACATCAGTATCAAGCCACGCCTGATCCGACTGTTACATTGTTACATTAGTGGAAGAGCTGCATTGTTTTGGGTTGCAGGTGCTTTTGGAGCCTttctcagctgactttaggcCAAGAGGCAggctacatcctggactggtcagcagtcaatcacagggcacataaacactACCGTtgacactcacagtcacaccaatggacaattaaGTCaccagttaacctaccatgcatgcattTTTGATATTATCcacatttttgttgatttgcttttgatgagattgagtttttgttttatgtcatgtcatgtttttccCGTGTCCCTTGTCAATGTTGTCTTGCTCGTTAGGTTTTCATTTCctcctgttctcgtcagcccggTCCCTTGTGTCTACCGATCAGcttcctccagccactcgtgtcttgtccaggtgtgcctcgttgtctcgtcgaTTTGCTTGTATTTTGTTCCCTGCTTCCTTTCAGTCGGTGTTGGTGCATTGACGTCAGATGTTACGTTTCCTGAGTCCCGTCATGTTTCTAGTGGTGGGTGTTTTGTTTCCATGCGTTTCCTTGTTGCTTTGAGTTTAGATTTGGCGAATTAATGTAGTGTTTGGTCctgatccttgtttgccttttctgaaattaaataactttttgagactcctgcactcctacCTTGCCTatctgcttccctgcacttgggttctCCACCCTTTGCCTCCCTATCAAAGCCACAAAAACCCAACTGGGAGACCTCCAGAGTTTGGCTCGCGAGTGTTACATATTTAAAATCAAGTCAAATTTATCTTGTTCTTGAaatcatccatccgttttctgtactgcttgtcctcatttgggccGTGGGTAAGctagctggagcctgtcccagctgactgagCAAGAGACAGGGGTACAACCTgcactggttgctagccaattgcAGCCCACGTTTAAATGGCACCTAGTGAAAACTCACAAGCATGACGACAACAACCAAATTCCACAGAGGATGGCCTTAGCTGAAATTTGAAGCCACAAACCCTCGaatgtgaggtagatgtgctatgAATTACGCCACCCTGCTGACTATTTTGTACTAAATAACCGTGATTAGCGTGACTCACCATCAGCTGTTCCGTGAACCAGCAGATACTGCACGGCATGGAAGTTTTTGGCCCGTGCAGTCACTGTTGCGTTCTGCGCAGAATGGGATTGGATTGAAACACGTAGCTGCACAGCTGAAGGGTGTGTGCAAACTTACAGTGTAGGCTAATTGATTGTCAATTGGCTTCATCATGTACCGTTCGGTGTAGAtggaatctggaaaaaaaacaaagtggacAGTTGTTATTTGACATATTGTAATAGTGggaatgttgttttaaaaaaataataataataatacattttttaaaaataccatAATATTCCCATTTGGAGACCGGAGCAACTGCCATTCCACATTTAAAGACTCCACTTCCGGATCCCAAGGCCATGGAAGCCACATATCCGCCATAAGACTAACGAAAAGTCCCATCAGGTGCAAAGTGGCTTAAACATTGTCTACTACTGGACTACTTACCCATCCCCATATTGCAACTCTATCTTTGTCCACAAATCCCATTTTGATGAATTCCCTACAATGGAAATGTAGTTAAGGCCTTCTCATACAAGGAGTAGAAATGGTTGTTAACCCTTCAGCCTCCCTACCTGGCTGCTGTTATCTGATCTTCCACCTCATAGGATCCGAGACGTTTATAGATTTCGTGCATTAGCTTGTCGCCTTGGTAACCACTGCCTCTCCCATCAAAGCTGGCGACGATGATTTTCTCTGTGCTGGCCAGGTAAGTGGACCAGCTCACTCTATAGGTAAAGTCTACCTTCTGGCTGCAGGGACCAGCATACCTGGAGGGTTGATGAGTGGTTTAATCTTCAACGCTACGTCTGTTGCCTACGAGTTTTTCCAGAGGCTGCTGATGTACTCTTACACATCCAGCAATAAGGGGTACTTCTTGGATTCATCAAAGTCTGGTGGCAAAAACATCTGGTACCAGAGCTCTGTCGTGAACAGCAAGATAGAGATTGAATCCAAATTGATTGAAATTTTGGACAAGCTTTGCACAGTAATATTAGCAATAACTCTCCAGTGGTGTTAACGTGACGAGAGAAGTCTGCGGTGGTGCAGCAATATGTATCAGTAAAGTACATGCTTCATGACAACAAGAGATGATGAGACAACATTCtgcacctgtcaatcacaggacttgtacacattcactcctatgggCCATttggtcttcaatgaacctaaaataTCTCACTTATTACATATTAAAAGGATTAACATTGGcagtcctagcttgaatggcacccTGTGCAAGACCCCTCCAAATTGCCCATGCAACCGCCAATGACATATGACACCATTACACAATAGAAAAGCATTTCACTAGcaattttattgcattttgaaGTGCATGCCAGAAACCGCCGCTGAGTACAAACGATTGGATAGCTAGCTTAATGAACTCACTGTAACCAGCAATCTTGACAGTTCCGCGACGCATGGTGGGCATTTGGATGTCGGCTATCAGTTGGCTGAATTTGCTGTTATCCTCCAAGCGTTGAAGCTCTAGTGATGAAAGAAAATTCAACACAATCCTTTTTCTGTCTTTCTCCATTAGGCTAGTAGCTCTCACCTTTGCCTCCCTTGTTATCCATAAGAGAGCTGTACGGAATGCCAGGACCTTTGatccaaaaataaacaacttgatGATATGTCTGTCACCCAACATTTAAAAGATATTTAACATGCAAAAAGAAGAACTGACCATTGCACCTCATGAGGTAGAATCGTGCATtgtggctgaaataagcagaatTATACTGGCAGTTGTCACTGCTTAAATTGCAAGTTAGACACGTGACCTCCCCCTTGGTCCATCTGAAACAAGCACACGTTGGATGAGGTGCaaattaaaagtaaatacattGCAACGGAATAGACGGGTTACCGATAAATGTTCCTGCCTCCTGGTTTTCCACCCTCTTGGTTGCTAGAGTAATATCTGTGATGTATGATGAGTGTTACAGCGACAACAACCTTATTTGAAATCTACCGTTCCATCCATCTAAAAAGTTGAACTTACACACTATCTGCAGTTACTTTCTGAATGGCAACAACTTCCCATTCTCCTTTGGTAATCGGCGTAGCGTTGCCCTGCAAAGGAAAAGTTGGCATACATTTTAGTCCCAAATCCCATGCTCTGACACGTACCACGATATATTCTTTCGCGATAGTTTGTCTGCTCCGCCAACCTCGACCACGTGATGGATGTGCTTGTAGCCTTTGGAGTCACTCATCAACAAGTAATAACTCATCTTatcttcagaaaaaaatggatctGATGGAGAAAACTagccagaaaaaaatatgttaggATTGCACAAACTGGCTAACATTATTTGGGTCACT from the Phycodurus eques isolate BA_2022a chromosome 1, UOR_Pequ_1.1, whole genome shotgun sequence genome contains:
- the LOC133412679 gene encoding dipeptidyl peptidase 4-like isoform X2; its protein translation is MRIHRFLLTQVSIAKVVLGVLGLVGVVVLITVPTVIYLKEDQDGSTDRKFFTLADVFNSDLKPKSYSIRWISDDEYLQRREGSVYLHNVTTGQSSMFLSADTFTEKGASDYQLSADRRYVALLSNRRMVWRHSFTASYSLYDRTLNKFVEANNLPEEIQYLAWAPAGNKLAFVWKNNVYIKTSPDSELHQVTLDGKENQILNGIPDWVYEEEMFSSNQGLWWSPGGKYVAYVQFNDTEVPNVEFSWYGDSQYPSTVSIPYPKAGSPNPVVKLFVVDTDNTTIITEVLVPEPFSSQEHYLATVTWGTDQRLAIQWLQRLQTHLILQIYDLKDLTWVPVERLDVESSSGWIGRFSPSDPFFSEDKMSYYLLMSDSKGYKHIHHVVEGNATPITKGEWEVVAIQKVTADSVWTKGEVTCLTCNLSSDNCQYNSAYFSHNARFYLMRCNGPGIPYSSLMDNKGGKELQRLEDNSKFSQLIADIQMPTMRRGTVKIAGYKLWYQMFLPPDFDESKKYPLLLDVYAGPCSQKVDFTYRVSWSTYLASTEKIIVASFDGRGSGYQGDKLMHEIYKRLGSYEVEDQITAAREFIKMGFVDKDRVAIWGWSYGGYVASMALGSGSGVFKCGMAVAPVSKWEYYDSIYTERYMMKPIDNQLAYTNATVTARAKNFHAVQYLLVHGTADDNVHFQQAAEISEALVKEQVDFEAMWYTDKNHGLSGSAYQHVYTHMSHFLQRCFA
- the LOC133412679 gene encoding dipeptidyl peptidase 4-like isoform X1, encoding MRIHRFLLTQVSIAKVVLGVLGLVGVVVLITVPTVIYLKEDQDGSTDRKFFTLADVFNSDLKPKSYSIRWISDDEYLQRREGSVYLHNVTTGQSSMFLSADTFTEKGASDYQLSADRRYVALLSNRRMVWRHSFTASYSLYDRTLNKFVEANNLPEEIQYLAWAPAGNKLAFVWKNNVYIKTSPDSELHQVTLDGKENQILNGIPDWVYEEEMFSSNQGLWWSPGGKYVAYVQFNDTEVPNVEFSWYGDSQYPSTVSIPYPKAGSPNPVVKLFVVDTDNTTIITEVLVPEPFSSQEHYLATVTWGTDQRLAIQWLQRLQTHLILQIYDLKDLTWVPVERLDVESSSGWIGRFSPSDPFFSEDKMSYYLLMSDSKGYKHIHHVVEGNATPITKGEWEVVAIQKVTADSVYYSSNQEGGKPGGRNIYRWTKGEVTCLTCNLSSDNCQYNSAYFSHNARFYLMRCNGPGIPYSSLMDNKGGKELQRLEDNSKFSQLIADIQMPTMRRGTVKIAGYKLWYQMFLPPDFDESKKYPLLLDVYAGPCSQKVDFTYRVSWSTYLASTEKIIVASFDGRGSGYQGDKLMHEIYKRLGSYEVEDQITAAREFIKMGFVDKDRVAIWGWSYGGYVASMALGSGSGVFKCGMAVAPVSKWEYYDSIYTERYMMKPIDNQLAYTNATVTARAKNFHAVQYLLVHGTADDNVHFQQAAEISEALVKEQVDFEAMWYTDKNHGLSGSAYQHVYTHMSHFLQRCFA